Genomic segment of Chitinophaga varians:
AACTTTGATACGCTGCAGCTCGATAATATCACGCAGGTGACAGGCAATTTTGATACGGTATTACCGGACGTGCTCCGCCAGATACAACGGCCCGACTGGGTCTACATCGACGGTAATCACCGCAAAGAGCCTACACTGGCCTACTTTGAGCAATGCCTGCAATACGTGCATGAACACTCCCTCCTGATTTTTGATGATATCCACTGGACTCCGGACATGGAAGCGGCCTGGCATACTATCCAGGAGCATCCGCAGGTGACCATGACCATCGACCTGTTTTTCATCGGGCTGGTCTTTTTCCGGAAGGATTTCAAAGTGAAACAGCATTTCACGCTGAAATATTAAAAAAATTTAAAAAATACCGCTGCGCAGGTAGTATATTAGGAAACAAATTCCTCATATGAACTACTGCAGATACCTCCTTTTTTGCTGTTGCCTCCTGCTGGCCGCTGTATGCAGCCAGGCGCAGGACCTCGACGCGTTCAGCTATGAAACCTATTACCATCATGGCGACACCCTGCGCTACCGCCTGCTGACACCGGCCAACTACGATGTGCACAAAAAATATCCGCTGATCGTTTTCCTGCATGGCGCCGGTGAGCGGGGATATGATAACAACGCGCAACTGCTGCATGGCGGTACCATGTTCCTGCGGGATTCTCTGCGCAACAAATACCCGGCCTTTGTACTGGCGCCGCAATGCCCTACGGGCAGCACCTGGGCGCCGATGAGCCTCGAACGGGACAGCACCGGTAAAATCATCCGAGGGGACTTTCCGCTGGACGCCCCCGCTCCGCCGGCCACGGCAGCGCTCAATGTGCTGCTGGACAGCCTGTTGTCCAGCGGAAAAATCGATAAGAAAAGAGTATATATCGGCGGCCTGTCCATGGGAGGCATGGGCACATTCTACATGATCACCAAAAGACCTGAATTGTTTGCGGCGGCGTTCCCTATCTGCGGCGCAGGCAACGTGGCGGCTGCCGACCGTTTTGCCCGTAAAGTGCCGGTTTGGATATTCCATGGCGGGGCTGACGGTGTAGTACCGGTGGAAGGCTCCCGTGCATATGATGCCAAACTGAAATCCCTCCATGCGGACTACAGATATACTGAATATCCCGGCGTAGGCCATAATAGCTGGGACAATGTGTTCGTGGAACCGGACCTTTTCCGCTGGCTGTTCTCTCACAAAAAGAAATAATACCTCTTTAAAAGGTGAAAATAAAAAGCCCCCGGCCATACGGCCAGGGGCTTCGCTCTATAAAACCTTCCGGGTCAAACCAATATCACACTGTCATCCGGTAAAAGAAGGTTTTATTCATCACACTCATCCATTCTCCTTCCGCCATTCTGATCTTCATTTTATCATCTGTCTAAAACAATCCGGTATTAACGTGCGCCGGAGCCGCCCAAAGACCGGTATAGCGATACCAGTCCCTGGTACACGCCTTTTCGTGTGTTTACCAGCGCCAGTTCCGCTTCCAGTACGCTTTTCTGGGCGGTGATCACTTCCAGGTAATTGGCGTAGCCGGTGGTGAACAGGATATTGGCAGTAGACACGGCCTGCTGTAATACCAGCACCTCTTTGGATTTGAGGGAAAATGCCTGGTGCTGGTTCTCTACTTTGTTAAGTGCAGTGGCCACTTCCTGGTAACCGTTCACAATCGCCTGCTGGTATTCGTAAAATGCCGTATAGGCGTTAGCGGTGGAAATGTTGTACTGTGCTTTCAGCTGTTTTTTGTTGAAAATGGGAGCGGTGACACTTCCCAGTGCGCCCCAGGCAATGGAGGCGGGTGATTTAAACAGCAGTCCTGCCTTAAAGGCGTTAAAGCCGGCATAAGGTGTAATGGTGAGTCCCGGGAGAAAAGCGGCCCTGGCGGCTTTTACGTCGGCCTTGGTGGCGCTGAGCTCCAGTTCGGCCCGTTGGATGTCCGGACGGTGCAGCAACAGATTTGCCGGGATGCCGGAAGGAACAGCGGGAGGCAGGTTGGCGGTATCTACCAGGTCTGATACAGCGCTGCGCTCAATATGTTGTGGCAGTCTGCCCATCAGCGCGTTCAGCTGGTTTTCGATGGATGCGATTTCCTGCTTTACGCCAAATTCGAGCGCCTGTGTGCTCAGCAGTTGTGCGGTAAACTGTTGCACGGCCAGCTCGGTAGCGCGACCGGCATCTTTTTGTATATGTACCGTGGCCACGGCTGCTTCCTGTAGCTTGATGTTGCGGTGGATGATCACCAGTTCATTGTCCATGGCCAGCAGCTCATAATAGAGGCCGGTGATACCGGCCACGATTTGAGTGGTGAGCAGGCGGCGAGCCTCGCTGGTGGCCAGGAAGCGCGCCATGGTGGCATGCCGCTGCTGTTTCAGTTTACCCCACAGATCTATCTCCCAGGAGCTTCTGATACCGGCAAAGTATTCAGGCGTAGGATCGGATACCCGTTGATCGTCATTGATATTGGGCGATTTGTTGGTGTCGAAGTTGCCCACGCCGGTCATCGTATAATCCGCAAAGTGGTCAACACCAGCTGTCAATGATAGATTGACAGAAGGCAGCCATGCGTTCCGGGCCATCATCAGGTTGGCCTGTGCGGCAGAAATACGGCGGCTGGCGGCCAGCAGGTCGTAGTTGTTTTGCAGCGCGCTGTCAACCAGATTTTTCAGGTACCGGTCCTGGAAAATGCGGTCAAAGCTCGCCAGTGATATAGTGTCAGCAGCCGGAGCGGTAGTAACGGAAGCGGATATACGTTCCGGCAGCTGCAGTTCTTTCTGTGTGGTGCAGGCGACGGCGCCCGTCAACAGACAGGCGCCCAGCGCATATTGATATATTCGTTTATTCATTGGTGTAAGCTTTCAGTTCAACTTTCTTTTTCGGCATCATAGAGGCAAACAGCACATAGAGGCCGGGGATGATAATAACACCGAAGAGGGTGCCTATCAGCATGCCGCCGGCGGCAGCGGTGCCAATGGAGCGGTTGCCCATGGCGCCTGCGCCTGAAGCGATACACAGCGGGATCAGGCCGGCAATAAAGGCGAAGGAGGTCATCAGGATAGGCCTCAGCCTGGACACCGCGCCCTCTTTGGCAGCTTCGAGAACAGAAGCGCCGTGTTTATTGCGCAGGATCGCAAATTCCACGATGAGGATCGCGTTTTTGCCGAGCAGGCCCACCAGCATCACCAGCGCCACCTGCGCATAGATGTTGTTTTCCAGTCCTACCAGTTTAAGGGAGATGAAAGCGCCGAAAATACCGGCAGGCAGGGAGAGCAGTACCGGCAAAGGCAGCAGGAAGCTCTCGTACTGTGCGGCCAGCAGCAGGTATACGAATACCAATACGATGGCAAAGATGTATATCGCCTGGTTACCGGAGAGGATCTGTTCACGGGTCATACCGCTCCATTCGTAGCTGAAGCCCCTGGGCAGTTCTTTGGCGGCCACTTCCTGTACGGCTTCAATAGCCTGGCTGCTGCTGTAGCCGGGGGCGGCGTCGCCATTGATCATGGCGGCGGTGTACATGTTGTAGCGGGTAAGCTGCTCCGGTCCGTATACCCGTTCCAGTTTCACGAAATCGGCATAGGATACCATTTCTCCACGGTCGTTTTTAACATGCAGTTTCAGCAGGTCTTCGGGTTTGGTCCTGAAGGAAGGATCGGCTTGCACCATCACTTTGTACATCTGCCCGAAGCGGATGAAGTTGGATGCATAATAGCTGCCCATCAGCGTTTGCAGGTTACTCATGGCATTGTCGGTGGTGACGCCTTTTTTGGCAGCCATGCCCTGGTCCACGTGGATGAGGTATTGCGGGAACTCTGCATCGAAGCTGGTGAAGGCACTGCCTATTTCCGGCCGTTTTTTCAGGGCTTCGATGAAGTTGTTGGTGATCTGGGCGGTCTGCCGCAGATCGCCGCCACCGCTGCGGTCCAGCAGGCGCAGCTCGAAGCCGCTGGCATTACCGAAACCGGGTACTGTTGGCGGCGGGAAAAATTCGATGCTGGCGTCAGCGATGCCGGCAGACAACTTTTGCAGTTTGGCGATGATATCGTTGACGGAAGCTTTACGTTCATCCCATGGTTTGAGATTGACCATGCCCATGCCGTAGGAGGCGCCTGCCACCTCGTTTACGAGGCTGTAGCCGGCGAGGGTGGACACGGATTCTACTTCGTCCAGCTGTGCTGCGAGGGCCTGTATCTGGTCCAGCACTTCTTCGGTACGTTCTACCGTAGCGCCGGGAGGGGCCGTTACGTTGACATAGATCATGCCCTGGTCTTCAGTAGGGATAAAGCCGGAAGGCAGGATAGCGCTGGCGCCCCAGGTGGCCACGAAGAAGCCGGCGAGGGCAATCAGTGTGATGATTTTGCGGCCGGCGATAAAGCTTACCAGTCTGGCGTATTTATTTTCCGTAGCGCTGTATCCTTTATTGAAGCCGTTGAAGAAACGCTGCAACAGGCTCTTTTTACGCGGTTTGCCGTGGGTGGCTTTGAGCATGATAGCGCAGAGTGCAGGCGTTAACGTTACCGCGTTGATACCGGATATCACGATGGAAATAGCCAGCGTGAGCGAGAACTGGCGATAGAATACGCCTACCGGTCCGGAGAGGAAGGCCACGGGCACGAACACCGCCGACATGACGAGGGTGATGGCCACGAGTGCGCCGCTGATTTCGCGCATCGCGGCGATGGTGGCCTCCATGGGCGGGAGATGGTCTTCGCTCATCTTCACGTGTACTGCTTCCACCACTACAATAGCGTTGTCCACCACAATACCGATGGCCAGCACCAGGGCGAAGAGGGTAAGCAGGTTGATGGAGAAGCCCATCATCTGCATGAAAGCGAGCGTGCCGATAAGGGCTACCGGTACTGCCAGTGCGGGGATGAGCGTGGACCGGAAATCCTGCAGGAAGATGAACACCACGATGAACACGAGCAGGAACGCTTCAAAGAGGGTGCGTACCACTTCATGGATAGAGGCGTCGAGGAAGCGGGAAACGTCATAGTTGAAGTTGTAGGTCATGCCGGGAGGGAAAGAGGTGTTTTTCATCTCTTCCATCTTTTTCTTTACATTGTTGATCACCTCGCGGGCATTGGAGCCGGGCCTTTGTTTGAGCATGATGGAGGCCGATGGTTTGCCGTCTGTTTTGGACACCATGCTATAGGTGAGGGAGCCAAACTCCACGTCTGCCACATCTTTGAGATGAAGCACCGATCCGTCGGCGCCGGCCCTCAGTACGATCTGCTTGTATTGTTCCGGTTCAAAGAACTTGCCGGTATAGCGGAGCACATATTGCAGCAGGAGGGGATTTTTATCGGAGCTTTCACCGGTTTTACCGGGAGCGGCTTCGATGTTTTGTTTGCGGATAGCGTCGATGACTTCATCGGAAGACACGTTGTAGGCCAGCATGCGGTCTGGCTTCAGCCATATGCGCATGGCATATTCCTTGGCGCCCATGATTTCAGCGCGGCCTACCCCGTCAATGCGTTTCAGTTCCTGCAATACGTTGATATCGGCGAAGTTGTAGATGAACTGTTCATCCAGTGAGGTGTCTTCACTCATCACGTTGAGATACAGCAGCATACTGTTCACTTCTTTTTCGGTGGTAACACCGGCTTTGATTACTTCTTCGGGTAATTCATCGATGATGGTGGCCACCCTGTTCTGTACGTTTACAGCGGCCTGGTCGGGGTCGGTGCCTACCTGGAAAAACACCTGTATAACGGTGATACCGTCGTTGCTGGACACGGACGACATGTAGGTCATGCCCGGTACGCCGTTGATAGCGCGTTCCAGCGGGGTGGACACTGCTTTGGCCGATACTTCGGCGTTGGCGCCGGTGTATTTGGCCGTCACGGTCACCGAGGGAGGCACGATATCGGGGAACTGGGTGACCGGCAGCGTGAAAAGCGCCAGCAGGCCTACCAGTGTGATAATAAGCGATATGACCAGTGACAACACCGGTCTTTTAATAAATATTTCAAACATTGATCTCTCTTTTACAGCTAATAAGCAGGGTGATTTATATTCTCAGCAGACTGTCCATCGGCACCGTGCGGGGGGCGATCTGTACGCCGTCGCGGATATTGCGCACGCCTTCGCATACGATACGTTCACCGGGTTTGAGGCCGGATTTTACGATGTAGAAATGAGAGAACCGGGCCTGCGGAACGAAATTCCGCATCGTTACCTTGTTGGAAGCGTCTACCACGAAGACATAGTTTTTGTCCTGCATTTCAAACACCGCTTTTTGCGGGATGATGATAGCGCTGTCCATTTCCGTGGTGAGCCGCACTTTGCCGCTGGCGCCATGTTTCAGGAGCTTGGCGGGATTGGAAAAGCGGGCGCGGAAAGCGATGGAACCGGTGTTCTCTTCAAATTCGCTTTCCATGGTTTCGATTTTGCCGACGTTCGGATAATCACTGCCATCGGCGAGGACCAGCTGTACCTGGTTGTAGCTGTTGTCGCCTTTGGCGATGGCTTTGCTGTATTGGAGATATTCTGTTTCGGATACGTTGAAATAAGCGTATACCTCACGGGTGTCTGACACAGTGGTCAGCAGGGCGCCTTCACTGATAAGGCTTCCTTTTTTCAGTGGTATACGGTCGATAATACCGTCGAAAGGTGCGCGGATACTGGTGTAGGAGAGGCGCATGGCTGCATTGCTTTCAGCGGAGCGGGCTTCATCGATTTTAGCCTGGGCAGCGGCAAGGCGTGCCTTGGCCACTTCCAGCTCGGAGGCCGCGATGACTTTTTTCTCTACCAGCATTTTCACCCGTTCCAGTTCCAGCGAAGCGGATTTTGCTTCCGCTACCATGTTACTGAGGACGGCTTTGGCTTTGGTCAGCTCTGCACTGTATTCCGCATCGTTGATGCCAAACAGCAGTTGTCCTTTTTTCACTTCCTGTCCTTCGTCCACATAAATTTTATCCAGGAAACCACTCACACGGGCACGTATTTCCACGTTCTGAACGGCTTGTATATCGGTAACATATGTACGGTGCAGTATGGTGTCCTTTACCACAAGACTGGTAACAGGCAGTGATTTCAGTTCTTCATTTCCGGTACTTTCTCCTTTGGTAACGCAGCCTGCCACGAATAACGCGAGCAGCGAAGCGTAAATCCCTGTATTTTGACGCATAGATATAATAGTATTGTTTCCGGTGGAAGCCGGAAAGTTTAGTTCACACATAGGAAGGCTCATTCCGCGTCAATAGCGGCGATGGTTGTCATCTCCCTAAAAAAAGAAAAAAGAAAAACAGTAAAACGAAAGGGGGGAAGTCCTCAGAATGGAGTAAACCGGAAGAGAAAACTGTAGTAGGCGGGTAAAAAAGCCTTTTGCCGGCCATATTCGCCGGGCAGATTTTCTTTGATAAGACAATAGGGAGAAAGGTTGTCGCCCTCTATATAGGCCACCCGGGTGGCGATACTGAATTGTTGGGAAGAAGCGCTGAGATAGTACCGTGTTTTACGGCGGTGTTTGGTGGCATGTATACATTCGTGACCATCGTCCACATCATCTGCTTCCAGCTGGGGAGGCAGTTTGGCGGCAAGGTCTTCGATTGAGTCTTCCAGTGCGGCCTGCCGGTAGATCTGTTCAAACAACAGGTGTTTGTGTGCTGCCAACGAGGGCAGCACGCTTGCTGTCAGCTGTGTTATCATCAGCAGACAAACAAACATCCAACGTTTGAGTATGGGTGACGGCATGCTCATTACGCACAAAAATAATCCTATTTTTTGATTTGCTTATTTGGTTATTTGATAACCGGTATGTTACCTTTTTGAAAACGGCGTAAAAAAGGGTTGGCGTAAGCCAACCCTCCCACTCTGCACAGGATTTAATTGTTAACTATTGTTTGATGGCCTGCATAGCAGCTTTGGCTGCCTGGATAGTGGCATCAAGTTCTTCTGTGGTCAGCGCATTACACATGAACCAGCTTTCAAACGCTGATGGTGGCAGGTATACGCCGCGTTCGAGCATGGCATGGAAGAAGCGTCTGAACAATTCGTTATTGGCAGCGGAGGCGCTGGTGAAGTCAATAATCGGATATTCGGTAAAGTGTACGCTGAGCATAGATCCCAGGGTATTGATCTGGTAAACGCTGCCGGATGCGCCAAATGCTTCGCGGAGGCCGCTGACGAGGTAATCTGCTTTTTCCTGCAGCTGTTGGTAGATCACCGGATTTTCATTCAGTGTCTGTAACAGCGTATAGCCGGCGATCATGGCAATAGGGTTACCGCTCAGGGTGCCTGCCTGGTATACTTTTCCGGCAGGGGCCAGGTTCTCCATGATAGCTTTGGGGCCAGCCACAGCGCCTACAGGCATACCGGCGCCGATGATTTTACCGAAGGTAACGAGATCGGCACGGATACCGAACAGTTCCTGTGCGCCGCCGCGGGCGAGGCGGAAGCCGGTCATCACTTCATCAAAGATGAGCAGGATGCCGTTGGCATCGCAGAGCTGGCGCAGTCCTTCCAGGAAGCCCGGCTGGGGCAGGATACAGCCCATGTTGCCGGCCACCGGTTCCACGATGATGGCAGCGATCTGCTCCGGATTGCCGGCGATCAGCTGTTCTACCGCAGGAAGATTATTGTAAGGGGCAGTCAGCGTGTCGTCTGCTACGGTAGCGGTCACACCGGGAACGGACTGGATGCCGAGCGTGGCCACGCCACTGCCGGCGCTTACCAGGAATGCATCTGCATGCCCATGGTAACAACCCTCGAATTTGATGAATTTATTGCGGCCGGTATAGCCACGGGCCAGCCGGAGGGCGGTCATACAGGCTTCGGTACCGGAGTTCACCATACGTACCATGTCGATATTGGGCACCATGCTCACAATGAGCTCCGCAATTTTTATTTCCAGTTCTGTAGGCGCGCCAAAGGAAGTGGAGAAGGCGGCATATTCCTGGATGGCTTTTACTACGGGTTCATAAGCGTGCCCGAGGATCATTGGGCCCCAGGAGTTGATATAATCAATATACCTGTTGCCGTCCACATCATACATGAAGGGGCCCTGGGCGCGTTGCATGAATACCGGTACGCCACCTACGCTTTTGAATGCACGCACGGGGGAGTTTACGCCGCCGGGGATAACCTCTTTGGCTTTCCCGAATAACATTTCACTTTTGCTGTAGCTGTACATGAAAGGAAACTGTTTTATTTAGTTATTTTTTTATTTTCTTATTGCAAGATACTGAATTAAGCATTCAGCAGTCTTACTGCATCTTTAGCGAAGTAGGTGGCGATCAGGTCGGCACCGGCACGTTTGATGCTGGTCATACTTTCCAGGATGGCCTTGTTCTCGTCGAGCCAGCCGTTGGCAGCTGCTGCCTTGATCATGGCATATTCGCCGCTCACGTGGTACGCGCTAACGGGAACGGTAGTACGGTCTTTAATGATGCGCATGATATCGAGATAGGCCATGGCGGGCTTCACCATCACGATATCGGCGCCTTCTTCAATGTCCATCAGTGTTTCCTTGATCGCTTCGCGGGAATTGGCGTAGTCCATCTGGTAGGTCTTTTTATCGCCGAAGCCGGGAGCGGAGTCCAGTGCATCACGGAAAGGACCGTAGAAGCAGGAGGCATATTTGGCACTGTAGGCCATGATACCGGTTTTGTCGAAACCGTTTTGTTCAAGGATATTGCGGATGGCGAGGATGCGGCCGTCCATCATATCGCTGGGTGCCACAAAGTCGGCGCCGGCCTGTGCATGGCTGAGGCTCATACGGGCCAGTACTTCCACGGTGGGATCGTTCACGATTTCCGTGCCTTCCACGATACCATCGTGGCCATAGGAAGAGTAAGGGTCCAGCGCTACGTCTGTCATCACCACCATGTCCGGAACAGCATCCTTGATGCCACGGATGGCACGTTGCATCAATCCGTTGGGATTAACCGCTTCGGTGCCTTTATTGTCTTTAACACTATCAGGCGCTTTCACAAAAAGCAATACACTTTTGATGCCGAGGCTCCATAATTCTTTGGCCTCGCGGATGGTGAGGTCCAGTGAATACCGGAAATAGCCGGGCATCGAGCTGATCTCTTCCTGCACATTTTCTCCTTCAGTTACAAACAGCGGGGCGATGAAATCGCTGGGACGCAATATTGTTTCTGCTACCATTGCACGAATGGCAGGGGATACTCTCATGATTCTGTTTCTTCTGATCATCTTAGGTAAGTTTTTGTGTTTGTTATTTTGAGATGATAGTGGATCATCTGTTGTCCTAAATATTAATCCAGTCGCGGGGCTTCAGCCATTCCACCAGTTGGGCTTCAGGGCTTCCGGGCGCCGGATGGAAATCGTATTCCCAGCGGGCCACGGGCGGAAGGCTCATGAGGATGGACTCGGTGCGGCCATTGGTTTTCAGTCCGAACAGCGTGCCGCGGTCGTGAATGAGATTGAACTCCACATAACGTCCTCGCCTATACGCCTGCCAGTTTCTGTGGGCTTCTGTATAGGGGATGTCTTTTGTTTTCTCCACAATGGGCAGGTATGCTTTCAGGAAAGCTTTGCCATTGGCTTTGGAGAAGGCGAAGAGGTCTTCTGCTGTTTTTTCCGCATTGGGACGGAGGTAGTCGTAAAAAATACCGCCGATGCCACGGGCTTCGTTATTACGGTGTTTGTTCACGAAA
This window contains:
- a CDS encoding TolC family protein; this encodes MNKRIYQYALGACLLTGAVACTTQKELQLPERISASVTTAPAADTISLASFDRIFQDRYLKNLVDSALQNNYDLLAASRRISAAQANLMMARNAWLPSVNLSLTAGVDHFADYTMTGVGNFDTNKSPNINDDQRVSDPTPEYFAGIRSSWEIDLWGKLKQQRHATMARFLATSEARRLLTTQIVAGITGLYYELLAMDNELVIIHRNIKLQEAAVATVHIQKDAGRATELAVQQFTAQLLSTQALEFGVKQEIASIENQLNALMGRLPQHIERSAVSDLVDTANLPPAVPSGIPANLLLHRPDIQRAELELSATKADVKAARAAFLPGLTITPYAGFNAFKAGLLFKSPASIAWGALGSVTAPIFNKKQLKAQYNISTANAYTAFYEYQQAIVNGYQEVATALNKVENQHQAFSLKSKEVLVLQQAVSTANILFTTGYANYLEVITAQKSVLEAELALVNTRKGVYQGLVSLYRSLGGSGAR
- a CDS encoding prolyl oligopeptidase family serine peptidase, encoding MNYCRYLLFCCCLLLAAVCSQAQDLDAFSYETYYHHGDTLRYRLLTPANYDVHKKYPLIVFLHGAGERGYDNNAQLLHGGTMFLRDSLRNKYPAFVLAPQCPTGSTWAPMSLERDSTGKIIRGDFPLDAPAPPATAALNVLLDSLLSSGKIDKKRVYIGGLSMGGMGTFYMITKRPELFAAAFPICGAGNVAAADRFARKVPVWIFHGGADGVVPVEGSRAYDAKLKSLHADYRYTEYPGVGHNSWDNVFVEPDLFRWLFSHKKK
- the hemL gene encoding glutamate-1-semialdehyde 2,1-aminomutase; this encodes MYSYSKSEMLFGKAKEVIPGGVNSPVRAFKSVGGVPVFMQRAQGPFMYDVDGNRYIDYINSWGPMILGHAYEPVVKAIQEYAAFSTSFGAPTELEIKIAELIVSMVPNIDMVRMVNSGTEACMTALRLARGYTGRNKFIKFEGCYHGHADAFLVSAGSGVATLGIQSVPGVTATVADDTLTAPYNNLPAVEQLIAGNPEQIAAIIVEPVAGNMGCILPQPGFLEGLRQLCDANGILLIFDEVMTGFRLARGGAQELFGIRADLVTFGKIIGAGMPVGAVAGPKAIMENLAPAGKVYQAGTLSGNPIAMIAGYTLLQTLNENPVIYQQLQEKADYLVSGLREAFGASGSVYQINTLGSMLSVHFTEYPIIDFTSASAANNELFRRFFHAMLERGVYLPPSAFESWFMCNALTTEELDATIQAAKAAMQAIKQ
- a CDS encoding efflux RND transporter periplasmic adaptor subunit; protein product: MRQNTGIYASLLALFVAGCVTKGESTGNEELKSLPVTSLVVKDTILHRTYVTDIQAVQNVEIRARVSGFLDKIYVDEGQEVKKGQLLFGINDAEYSAELTKAKAVLSNMVAEAKSASLELERVKMLVEKKVIAASELEVAKARLAAAQAKIDEARSAESNAAMRLSYTSIRAPFDGIIDRIPLKKGSLISEGALLTTVSDTREVYAYFNVSETEYLQYSKAIAKGDNSYNQVQLVLADGSDYPNVGKIETMESEFEENTGSIAFRARFSNPAKLLKHGASGKVRLTTEMDSAIIIPQKAVFEMQDKNYVFVVDASNKVTMRNFVPQARFSHFYIVKSGLKPGERIVCEGVRNIRDGVQIAPRTVPMDSLLRI
- a CDS encoding efflux RND transporter permease subunit codes for the protein MFEIFIKRPVLSLVISLIITLVGLLALFTLPVTQFPDIVPPSVTVTAKYTGANAEVSAKAVSTPLERAINGVPGMTYMSSVSSNDGITVIQVFFQVGTDPDQAAVNVQNRVATIIDELPEEVIKAGVTTEKEVNSMLLYLNVMSEDTSLDEQFIYNFADINVLQELKRIDGVGRAEIMGAKEYAMRIWLKPDRMLAYNVSSDEVIDAIRKQNIEAAPGKTGESSDKNPLLLQYVLRYTGKFFEPEQYKQIVLRAGADGSVLHLKDVADVEFGSLTYSMVSKTDGKPSASIMLKQRPGSNAREVINNVKKKMEEMKNTSFPPGMTYNFNYDVSRFLDASIHEVVRTLFEAFLLVFIVVFIFLQDFRSTLIPALAVPVALIGTLAFMQMMGFSINLLTLFALVLAIGIVVDNAIVVVEAVHVKMSEDHLPPMEATIAAMREISGALVAITLVMSAVFVPVAFLSGPVGVFYRQFSLTLAISIVISGINAVTLTPALCAIMLKATHGKPRKKSLLQRFFNGFNKGYSATENKYARLVSFIAGRKIITLIALAGFFVATWGASAILPSGFIPTEDQGMIYVNVTAPPGATVERTEEVLDQIQALAAQLDEVESVSTLAGYSLVNEVAGASYGMGMVNLKPWDERKASVNDIIAKLQKLSAGIADASIEFFPPPTVPGFGNASGFELRLLDRSGGGDLRQTAQITNNFIEALKKRPEIGSAFTSFDAEFPQYLIHVDQGMAAKKGVTTDNAMSNLQTLMGSYYASNFIRFGQMYKVMVQADPSFRTKPEDLLKLHVKNDRGEMVSYADFVKLERVYGPEQLTRYNMYTAAMINGDAAPGYSSSQAIEAVQEVAAKELPRGFSYEWSGMTREQILSGNQAIYIFAIVLVFVYLLLAAQYESFLLPLPVLLSLPAGIFGAFISLKLVGLENNIYAQVALVMLVGLLGKNAILIVEFAILRNKHGASVLEAAKEGAVSRLRPILMTSFAFIAGLIPLCIASGAGAMGNRSIGTAAAGGMLIGTLFGVIIIPGLYVLFASMMPKKKVELKAYTNE
- the hemB gene encoding porphobilinogen synthase; its protein translation is MIRRNRIMRVSPAIRAMVAETILRPSDFIAPLFVTEGENVQEEISSMPGYFRYSLDLTIREAKELWSLGIKSVLLFVKAPDSVKDNKGTEAVNPNGLMQRAIRGIKDAVPDMVVMTDVALDPYSSYGHDGIVEGTEIVNDPTVEVLARMSLSHAQAGADFVAPSDMMDGRILAIRNILEQNGFDKTGIMAYSAKYASCFYGPFRDALDSAPGFGDKKTYQMDYANSREAIKETLMDIEEGADIVMVKPAMAYLDIMRIIKDRTTVPVSAYHVSGEYAMIKAAAANGWLDENKAILESMTSIKRAGADLIATYFAKDAVRLLNA